The Chryseolinea soli nucleotide sequence CCGAGATCTTCTCACCCCAGGCGGAGGGCCGCAGGTTTCAAACACTGAAAGAAGGATCAAAAGCCGACCAGTATGTCCGGTGGGCACGGACGTTTCCCGGTGCCCCGAAGTACCCTAACTATAAAAGGCTTAACGGCGCAGCGTATGATACCGCCAGGAACATCTATAGGCGAAAGCTTCAGACCTGGAATAGTCTCAGACTTGCCAACGTAGACCAGCACATGGCGAAGAAGGGCTATTGGTCCAGCCTCCTGGCCGAGGCCACGCAGGAAGCGCTCGACTCCGGGAATACAGACGACGAATTTGAATTCTATGTGGCGCGCTATGGAACGGCGGAGGATGCCTTAAAACTGAAAAGGGGCCGCATAGTAGTAGGTGGGTGCAGCCAGGACCAGAGCCCGCGCTATCATGCGATCAACATTTGTTCCCTGGCCGCCAAAACGGCGCAATGGGATATCTTTCTCCGCTCACATCTCGACATCATGAACGACCGCTTTGAGAGGATGAGCGATGGCAGCTACGCCTGGGGCCGTCGCAAAACCTATCTCCGGGAGTTGGAAAAACTGGACATACCCGCCGTGGATCTTTTGCTGGGAACCACCCTGCGCGTACAAAATGTGAGCGACCATCACTACAAGAGTTCCGTCGGCCGCGCCGGCCGGGCGCTGTCTGATGCAGAAGACAAAGACGCACTGGAGACACAGCTCACCAACATGATCTCCAACCCATCACTCGATCCCTTCAACCGCTTGATGACCGCCTATCTCTTTCACAATTATGCCTACAACCTCAGCGACACGGTGCGGAGGGACACCAGCTTAGAGAAACTTAAGCTTGCCGTTCAGACATTGCCGGAGGATGCACTGAAGGTTTGGGATAAAGAATAAACATCGGAAGACGCCCACCTCCGGTTGACAAACACCATACAACGTTAAGCGACTTTGTGTCGTCAATAAATGAGCATCGTGCGGCAACGTAAAGCCAAGTATCAACAGTAGACTGACGTCATGCAACAGTACACAGCCGCGCGTTATCAACAGATTGCACTGTGCGGCTCTGTACTGTTGCGTGTCGTCCGTAGCCTAATATTTAACCACCTTCACACTCTTCTGCGAAACACCTTCCGAGATCTGGATGCAATACATGCCCGCGGGCTGCCCCGACAGATCGAGGGTCACGCTTTCGCCGGTGGTGCGCAACTCTTGTATCGCGTTGCCGCTGAGGTTGAGGATGCGCAATGTGCGCTGGGCCGCCGCCGGGAAGTCCACCTGGACGAGGCCTCTGCTGGGGTTGGGATAGAGCTTGCCAACGAGCACTTCCTCCACGCCGGTGACGATAGATGTTTGGAAGGCTTTCGTGTTGGAATATGTCTCACCGTAGTCGTTCGCGGCAGCAACCCGGTAGATATACGCTGTGTTGGATGCTGCTGTTCCGTCGTGATAGGTCGTGGCGTTGGCGGGGGCGGCGCCGATCATCGAGAAGACACCATTTGTGCCGGCGCGCTCGATGATGTATTGGGTTTCGTCCGAAGCATTATCCTGCCAGGTCAGCGTCGGCACACCCGACAGCGCAGCCGTCACGCTTGTTAACACCGGTGTTTTGGGGGCCGCCGGCATGGCGGTATAAGTGACGTGGAAAATACGGGCTCCGGTGTCGCTGTTTCGGATGGAATACAAGAACGATGTGGGCGACAAGGGCAACACCTCCAGGTAGGCGTCGTAGGCCAGCGTGGTAAAGCTGTTGTCGAGTTTACCCGAGGGGAACATCCGGTTCAAGCCGCTCACACCGGTCACTAACAGGCTACTGTCTTTCAACGGGAACATCTGCATATAGCTGGTGACCTGCGGTTTGACCTGGACCTGGAAATCGTCGCGGATAACGCCTGCCTGATCCAGGCCAATGTAGTTGAGATCCTTCGATTGATCGTCGGGAGCGGCCGGGGAACCAAACAATCCCCCTACGATGATCTTGCCTTTGTCGTGGGAATGTACGTCTGTTACATACCGGACGGGGGTGCCATGGTCGGTCTTGAAGGTGAGATCCAGCGATCCGTCCGGCAGCAGGCGGGCAATCTTCTCTACCGCCGTGCCGTTGATGTGGGTGAAGTCTCCATATACCAGCACTTTGCCGTCGGCCTGTACGCGACAGCCATCCAGGCCGCCGTCAAGCGTCGGGGCGAAACTGGCATCGGTGGCACCGTTGATCATCCGCCGCGTGATATAGGGTCCATAGCGATCGGTGATGTAAAGCTCGTCGTTGAACATCTCGGCGTTGGTGAAGAAAAATGTCGTTTTGCCACTGTAGGAATTGTCGAGCGTGCCGTCGCTGTTGAGGCGCATCATCTGTCCTACTTTCACGCCGTTGTAGGTATCGAATTGCCCGTAGATGACCAGCTTGCCGTCGGACTGGCACTTTAGAAAATTGAACAAGACATAATTGTATTCGATCTGGAAGCCGGTGCCGGTCGCAAAGGTTTCATCAATCGAAAGGTCGGTGTTGAGCCTCACGATGCCCGCGTGGGCCTCGCCGCCAAACGAAACGAAATCGCCCACCATCACGATCTTGCCGTCGGGCTGCGTGACCATTTCCGTGATGCGCCCGGGGTAGCGGGGCCCTTCGAGCGACGTGGGATAGGTGTTGTCTTTTGTGAAGTTGGCGTTCAACCGCAGCGCGCCCTGGCTGTTAGGTCCTGTGTAACCAAGGGCCAGCAGCTTGCCGTCCGGCTGAAACATCAGGTATGAAGCCATGTCGGTCGTGAGGGTAGATACGTCCTTGCCATTCGCGTCCATTTTAGTGAGTTCATGAAAATCGCCTTGGCTGGCATAGACGTTATCCGCGCCATCGACCACCATCGCATCGACCCGGTCGCCGAGATAGGCGACGAAGGTAGGGTCGACGGTGTCGTCGGTATTGAGGCGGATCGTACCATAATGATTTGTGCCGTTGAAATTATAGAAACCACCATTGAGGATCACCTTGTTGGTGGATTGCACGACGATCTGAATGACCTGCCGATCGGCGCCTGTGCCGAACGCGGTGTCGATGGAGCCGTCGGCTTTGAGGCGCACGATGTTGCCAACGGTAGTGCCATTGCATTTGGTGAAGCTGCCGGCTACGAGTATTTTGCCGTTCCACACTTTGAGGTCGTATTCGTATCCTTCGATCGTGGCGGTGAACGTGGCATCGCGCGAGCCGTCGGATTTGATCTTGACCAGTTCGACGTGATACTGTCCGGATTCTTGTACTTGTTTGGAAGTGATGAACGAACCGTCAGGCAACAGGACGATCCGGCCCACGAGTCCATAGGTGTTGTCGGTCAGGTAGGTCGACAGGTTGAACGTTTCGTCCACCGCGCCATCGGGCATGAGCCGCACACCCATCGGGTGGGTCTTGCCATTGAATGTGGAGAAATTGCCCAGCACGATGATCTTGTTGTCGGGCTGGATGGCAATGCGCGAGATCTGCGCCCCGGCATAGATGCCTTTCGGGCCGGTGCCCGCGGAAAAGGTGTTGTCGATAGAGCCATCGGTATTCAAGCGAGCGATGGAGGAGACGTCGACGCCATTGAATTTCGAGAACATGCCCGTAATGATGACCTTGCCATTGCTTTGCATACCAGCCTGGTATACACGGCCACTGGTAAAGATCGCCGGGTTGAAATTGGGGTCGATGGTCTGGGCTGTAGACGTGCCGATAAAGGCACAAAGCAAAAAGGAGAGTAATAAAGCAAAACGCTGCATGAGGGTATCTGTTGTTTAACAGGGCGAAATTAGTATAGAACCTCCGTTGGGGCGCTTTGATGTAATAACTTCCGCCGAATTGCATGAGTGAGTGCGCCCGGCTACCGGAACGGATATGGGCCGGCACTGAAAGTGAAATGATGATGCTTTTATTGTACCGTTGTGTTGCGGTTGCGCGGGCGCGACGGCTTGTTTCAAAGCACCGCGTTTTTTCGGCGTTGGCGCTCTTTTTATGAGGATACAACGGTTGCGCTGCATCTCCTTATGTCTGTTCACTTTTCCGTTTTCCTGTTACTACGTCTGATGATGTGCCCTGGAAGGCGTATGGCCCCAACGTGTTATTGCCATTTTGAGGGCGTTTCATATTCGTGTATGATTAATATTTCGGATTTGTTTTTTCGAATTGATCGCCGGTTTGCCCTCTGTTGTAACCCCCGAAAAAAGGGAGTTGTGGCCCTGTAGGTATGCCCTGACGGCTGTAATGCTTTGATATTTGGGCCAACCCGTTATAAAATGGATTGACGGAGCCGTTCAATGAAGGAAAGTAATTTTCCCGGCCTCATAAATCCCTATCCCATTCATGGTTGTCAGAAACAGCAAAGTGCCGTTGTCTAAAAATTCCATCTTCTTTATGCTCATTGCCACGCCGACAGCCAGTGGCTCGGCGCCCCAGGATAGAGAAGGGTTGATAACGAGTTCGGGTTCTCCCGGCTTGTTATTGGTAAGGCTCATTTTGTAAATGCCACGGGTTGTTGCAAAGTACATGCAATTATCTTGTCGGTTGTAAGCACCCGGACCAATGAACAACCCACCCTCATCTATAACCTTTCCTGTCTTCCGCTCCACTCTCCTCGGCCCATCGCTGGTAAATATCTTGTTCGCCGTGCCACTTGAGTCTATCCTGTAAATGTCTCCTGAATTTGAAAAATGCTGAAGACCGGAAGTGATGAAGATATCGCCATTGGGGCCTTCAAAAACGGATCTTGGGAATATCAGACCGGGGTCTATGCTATCAAACTTGTTGTCCAGGATTTTAAAGTTCCTGGCATCAAAAATTTGAACATCGCCGCCAAACTCGCCAAAACCTGCCGTCATCCAAAGACGGTCTTTTGAATCCATGAATGTATACTGAGGCGGCTGAAAATACTTGTCTGTCTTTTTGAAAAAGAGCCCCAATATTTTCTTTCTATAGATTATGCCTGTCGTGTGGTTCTCAAATTCGGTCCAGCGTTTCCTTCGAATCGGGTCATAGACAGCGTAGGGAATAATAGCCACTGGGTGATTGTCGGAATTGAAGCAGAGGTAATTGGCCGAATATTTCAATTTTCTCTGATGAGACAATGCATTGGTCTCCGGCCGATAGATCAAAATATCTCCTTTGTCGGTTCCAAAATAGATTTGATTATTCCTGTCCTTTGCAACGCATAGAAATTTGTATGCGGCGGTATCGTGACGGGCAAAGGGCAGCGTATCGAGCGTTGTTAAATCCCAGACCACTACATTGCCACGTTCGTTTATCGCATAAATTCGATTTTTATCACAAAGAAAGGACTTATACTTGGTGTTAGTCTTCCGGACATTGACTATCAAACTGTCTGGCTGTGCCATGCCATAGTATGAAATCAAGATAAAGATTGCTAAAGCTCTATACATAATTCTTATTCGATCATCGTTAGCAAGTGAGATGCCAGTTCCCCGAAATTCCATATTGATTGAGTAATTATTTTTTTTGATGATGTTTTGGGCAGGCTTGGCCTCGCGAGTAGTTTTGACGTATATAGTATAAGCCTGTTTTCATGAAAAAACTCCTCATAATTTTCGGTCTCAACAATTTGATTCTAGGGCTCCTCATCGCCTGGGTTCAATCCGAACAATTCGACTTTACGCTCCAGCATATATTGCTTTGCTCTTTGATTGCCCTCCTCATGGTCACAGCCATCGGGCTTCTCCTGAAAAAGCAGTTTGCATGGTCGTCGAATTTAATAATAAGCGCCGCGACGACCGTTATTGGAATACACGCCACTTTTGCCTTACACGAATCCGGCACGTTCGACGTTCCCATGCACCTTGTTTCCGCATACGGAATTCGAATGCTAGGTTTTTATATCTGCATCGGTGTAGCTTTTTTCTCCGTCATACGAACACTGCGGCGAGACTTCATACAACTCCTGCAAATAACACCCGTCCAAAAAAGGCATACTGTGGTGGGTGGAACATTGATTTCTGTTTTGCTCGGATGGGCTCTGACCTATTCATGATCGCTCGCTCGTCACCTACGGTCTCGGAAAGAAAATTACGCTTTCACCAGTTGATGTATTTGAAGTAGTGTCTTCAACGCAAGACCATGGGGTAACCTTTATTTGGCCTGCAGACTGGTTTGATGTATATTGTATGTACTTGTTATCATGAAAAAACTGCTTATACTCTTCGGCCTCAACAATTTGTTGATTGCGTTGCTTTTGGCTTACCCTCTATGGAGTGGCAAAGAGCAACTCGATTTTACGCTCCCGAGTATTTTCCTCTGCTCCATCATCTCCCTCTTCATCATCACGGCCATAGGACTTCCCCTGAGAAATCAATTTGCCTGGTCTTCGAATTTCATATTAAGCGCCCTTGTGGTGATCATCATGCCCTATTTCTTTTTTCTTATGCTCTTGGCAGCGTTCCATGTGTCAAGAGATCTCGGCCTGGAACTAAGCATGCGGCTGCTCGGGCGTTTCATCATTATTGGCGTAGCCCTTTTCTCCATCATCAGAACACTGCGGCAAGACATCACGCAACTCCTGCAAATAACGAAGGTCCAAAAACAGCTCACTGTCGCTGCGGGGCTTTTGATCTTTGTTTTTATTGGATGGAATTTGGTGCGCTTCACTTCGGCGTTCAGAATATTTGACCAGTGAAAGGTCGCTCAAACACTTGTCAAGCCAATCGTATGTTCTTGTCGTCAGTAGACCTGACGATTGGATACAACAACTTCAACTGAGGAAGAACATGGCCGAGGTTTATTGTCAATAAGACATTTTGTTAGTCCGAACAGTTGTAATGGTCACACCGACTATTTGTTTCATTGGTCAACACTGTGACTCTTCTTCTATATGCTTATCTCATCATTATCCTCAGTCCATCACATAAAAAAATATTCAAGCAGGCTTAAATCGCACTTTATCGCATAATCGACTCGAGCCGTTTCGTTTTCATAAAGTCTTTCCCTATCTTTTCACCGTTTGCGGTAACGAGTGCCGTTATATCGATTTCTGAAGAACGAGCTGGACCATACAAACCTCATCAAGGGTCTCAAGAAAGGAGACTCGCATAGCCTGGAGCTTTTGTTCCGGAGGTTATACCCGCGGCTATGCGCGTATGCCAACAAGTTCCTCAACAACATGGATGAGTCGGAGGAGATTGTTCAGGAGGTGTTTTACCGCATTTGGAAAAATCGCGAACAACTGGATGAGAAGCAGTCGGTGAATGGGTATTTGTTTACGGCGGTGAAGAATACGTGCTTCAATACCATGGAACATCAGAAAGTGCAAGATCAATATGCGACACTCTTGCAGACGGTGTATAAACCGTCGGGGGTTGACTTTAGCGCGCACGAGTCGTTTGTGGCCGAAGAGCTTGAAAAAGATTTTCAGCGTGCTTTGGAGCACTTGCCCCCGGAATGTCGCAAGATCTTTGAGATGAGTCGCTTCGAGGGATTGAAGTACCAGGAGATCGCCGAAAGGCTGAACATCTCTATAAAGACGGTGGAGACCCAAATGGTGCGCGCCTTATCGAAGATCCGGCTCGACCTGAAGGATTATCTCACCATGCTCATCATCACCTTGCTCAATCAAAATTAGACTACACTACTATTAAAGAGCGCAGACCGCGCATGGATGGTTCGGTCTGGCTCTTCGTGTGTCTTTATATAGTAATTCATGAAAGCGTCGTGCTCTACATTCTCTATGTACATCTCTGTACATAACAACACTTGTATGTAACACAGTCCGCGCTTCATCCTCCCCGTTGCCATTCATTCTTTATGCTGTACGTGTCACGATCACCTTGGTGTATTGTGTACACGTACCGAATTACGTGTGACAACTTCGGTTTGATCTTTTTTCAATCCTTTGAAAAAAAGTCTGCAATCGTTGTCAGGGGCAAATTCATTCTGCCTGTAGTTAAAGGTATAGCAGTTGATAAATCGCAGATATGGATCAGACGCCACAGGAAATAAAAGCATTGATCATTCGGTTCTTACAGCGTGAGACCACGGAGGCGGAGATCGCCGTGTTGCAGGCATGGATCCGCGAGGATGATGTCCATCGCCAGTATTTTGATGAGATCAATGTCACCTATCAAACTACCGTCACCTTGGGGAGGTTCAATCCC carries:
- a CDS encoding T9SS type A sorting domain-containing protein, coding for MQRFALLLSFLLCAFIGTSTAQTIDPNFNPAIFTSGRVYQAGMQSNGKVIITGMFSKFNGVDVSSIARLNTDGSIDNTFSAGTGPKGIYAGAQISRIAIQPDNKIIVLGNFSTFNGKTHPMGVRLMPDGAVDETFNLSTYLTDNTYGLVGRIVLLPDGSFITSKQVQESGQYHVELVKIKSDGSRDATFTATIEGYEYDLKVWNGKILVAGSFTKCNGTTVGNIVRLKADGSIDTAFGTGADRQVIQIVVQSTNKVILNGGFYNFNGTNHYGTIRLNTDDTVDPTFVAYLGDRVDAMVVDGADNVYASQGDFHELTKMDANGKDVSTLTTDMASYLMFQPDGKLLALGYTGPNSQGALRLNANFTKDNTYPTSLEGPRYPGRITEMVTQPDGKIVMVGDFVSFGGEAHAGIVRLNTDLSIDETFATGTGFQIEYNYVLFNFLKCQSDGKLVIYGQFDTYNGVKVGQMMRLNSDGTLDNSYSGKTTFFFTNAEMFNDELYITDRYGPYITRRMINGATDASFAPTLDGGLDGCRVQADGKVLVYGDFTHINGTAVEKIARLLPDGSLDLTFKTDHGTPVRYVTDVHSHDKGKIIVGGLFGSPAAPDDQSKDLNYIGLDQAGVIRDDFQVQVKPQVTSYMQMFPLKDSSLLVTGVSGLNRMFPSGKLDNSFTTLAYDAYLEVLPLSPTSFLYSIRNSDTGARIFHVTYTAMPAAPKTPVLTSVTAALSGVPTLTWQDNASDETQYIIERAGTNGVFSMIGAAPANATTYHDGTAASNTAYIYRVAAANDYGETYSNTKAFQTSIVTGVEEVLVGKLYPNPSRGLVQVDFPAAAQRTLRILNLSGNAIQELRTTGESVTLDLSGQPAGMYCIQISEGVSQKSVKVVKY
- a CDS encoding RNA polymerase sigma-70 factor → MPLYRFLKNELDHTNLIKGLKKGDSHSLELLFRRLYPRLCAYANKFLNNMDESEEIVQEVFYRIWKNREQLDEKQSVNGYLFTAVKNTCFNTMEHQKVQDQYATLLQTVYKPSGVDFSAHESFVAEELEKDFQRALEHLPPECRKIFEMSRFEGLKYQEIAERLNISIKTVETQMVRALSKIRLDLKDYLTMLIITLLNQN